In a single window of the Paenibacillus sp. MMS20-IR301 genome:
- a CDS encoding extracellular solute-binding protein, whose product MMKRTLMTSMSLVLALGLAACGNSNSNGNSGNAAEGKGDAATSGSAEKTKISYWTGDRHDADFIKEKVAEFNTNNKDGIEVELVVKGDDFDTALDLSFQTSDAPDVIRVKENTIQTFYKKGFLAPIDEFLTDELKAEFPAMPDLNEFDGKRYSLPNFGTTMRLVYNKDLFAKAGVENPPTTLQELVDTAKKLTEAGKADGAYGFALNFKNPASAFARSARVIAEMSGYGGFGYDFKTARYDFSGFEPVINAFKQIKDDGSMLPGVESLDIDPLRAQFAEGKIGMYMSYSSEPGVYKNQFPAKIDWAAAPVPTIDGTVKGASGFLGGQWLALSSKSEHKEAAWKFMEFMYGDQVLTDYQEKGFGISMVPAVSAVAATPDVNGIEGFLPNKYDGVWPVYPAVAPEGMKSDDAFFKYMLNGGDLKAVISDLNKRYNAALDSVIANDGVKAEPDAGFDPAGLGGKFAK is encoded by the coding sequence ATGATGAAGCGTACGCTAATGACATCTATGAGCCTGGTTCTGGCACTTGGCCTGGCAGCCTGCGGTAACAGTAACAGTAACGGCAACAGCGGCAATGCAGCAGAAGGCAAAGGGGATGCAGCGACAAGCGGTTCAGCGGAAAAAACCAAAATCAGCTACTGGACGGGCGACCGCCATGACGCTGATTTTATAAAGGAGAAGGTTGCCGAGTTCAACACTAACAATAAGGACGGCATTGAGGTGGAACTGGTCGTCAAGGGCGATGACTTCGATACTGCACTGGATCTGTCCTTCCAGACCTCGGATGCCCCGGATGTGATCCGGGTGAAGGAGAACACCATCCAGACGTTCTATAAAAAAGGTTTTCTCGCGCCTATTGATGAATTCCTCACCGATGAGCTGAAGGCGGAATTTCCGGCCATGCCGGATCTGAACGAATTCGACGGCAAGCGTTACAGCCTGCCGAACTTTGGCACAACGATGCGCCTGGTGTATAACAAGGATCTGTTCGCCAAAGCGGGCGTCGAGAATCCGCCAACCACGCTGCAGGAGCTGGTGGATACAGCCAAGAAATTGACGGAAGCCGGCAAGGCGGACGGGGCTTACGGCTTCGCACTGAATTTCAAGAATCCCGCCAGCGCCTTCGCACGTTCGGCACGGGTCATTGCGGAAATGAGCGGGTACGGCGGCTTCGGGTATGACTTCAAAACCGCCCGTTACGACTTCAGCGGCTTCGAGCCGGTTATCAATGCGTTCAAGCAAATCAAGGACGACGGCAGTATGCTGCCCGGCGTAGAATCGCTGGACATTGATCCGCTGCGGGCACAGTTCGCGGAAGGCAAGATCGGAATGTATATGTCCTACTCCTCTGAGCCGGGTGTCTATAAGAACCAGTTCCCGGCCAAGATTGACTGGGCGGCTGCCCCGGTGCCTACTATCGACGGTACAGTGAAGGGAGCTTCCGGTTTCCTCGGGGGCCAATGGCTGGCCCTGAGTTCGAAATCGGAGCATAAGGAAGCAGCCTGGAAGTTCATGGAGTTCATGTACGGGGATCAGGTGCTGACGGATTATCAGGAGAAAGGCTTCGGCATCTCCATGGTTCCAGCGGTCAGCGCAGTCGCCGCAACACCGGATGTAAACGGCATTGAAGGCTTCCTGCCGAACAAATATGACGGTGTATGGCCAGTCTATCCGGCCGTTGCCCCGGAAGGCATGAAATCAGATGATGCCTTCTTTAAATATATGCTGAACGGCGGAGATCTGAAGGCAGTGATATCTGATCTGAACAAACGCTATAACGCCGCACTGGACAGTGTAATTGCCAATGACGGTGTGAAGGCAGAGCCGGATGCAGGCTTTGACCCGGCCGGCCTGGGCGGCAAGTTCGCCAAGTAA
- a CDS encoding ROK family protein: protein MQLIQEIIANPRAKEIYFTVRKYGTVSKQTLLDESGLTISTLTRILDELLSAGLLLEVGFGESTGGRRPTLYETNPAYAYLLGLEISRTRARLVLTDFHLRLLDEYTWNMDAALTPERLIESLHQQVLRMLESASTGLDRVAGLGIGAVGPLDRKAGVILNPARFPAPGWSQVQIKAQLEQRLSVPVYLDNGANTALLGEYWAGSSRMQHHLLYLHAGIGLRSAIMNDGRLLYGMIDTEGAAGQMIIEGSGLPPQLPGGNAGAWESYVSVHTLERQAREAWEQGSSTMLRDLAESAAELEFPHLVEALQARDPVAVRLFSEMAVYCGIGLANLINILHPEEVILGGPLFLAADDFYQEATRIALERTYYRGQYDVRFTRSSLGERSVAAGACAMVLLQLTS, encoded by the coding sequence TTGCAGCTTATCCAAGAGATTATAGCAAATCCCAGAGCCAAGGAAATCTATTTCACCGTAAGAAAATACGGCACCGTCTCCAAACAAACCCTGCTGGATGAAAGCGGGCTGACGATAAGCACCTTAACCCGTATCCTGGACGAGCTGCTGTCCGCCGGACTGCTGCTCGAAGTCGGCTTCGGTGAATCTACCGGAGGACGCCGCCCCACCCTCTATGAAACGAACCCGGCCTACGCCTATCTGCTGGGGCTGGAAATATCCCGTACCCGCGCAAGGCTTGTCCTGACGGACTTTCATCTGCGCCTGCTGGATGAATATACATGGAATATGGACGCTGCGCTTACCCCGGAGCGGCTGATTGAATCCCTCCACCAGCAGGTGCTGCGCATGCTGGAGTCAGCCTCCACCGGGCTGGACCGCGTGGCCGGGCTTGGCATCGGCGCAGTCGGGCCGCTCGACCGCAAGGCCGGCGTCATCCTGAACCCGGCCCGCTTCCCTGCACCGGGCTGGTCGCAGGTGCAGATCAAGGCACAGCTGGAGCAGCGGCTCAGCGTGCCGGTATATCTGGATAATGGTGCAAATACTGCGCTGCTCGGCGAGTACTGGGCCGGCAGCAGCCGTATGCAGCATCATCTGCTCTACCTTCATGCCGGCATCGGCCTGCGTTCAGCCATCATGAACGACGGCCGGCTGCTCTATGGCATGATTGATACGGAGGGAGCCGCCGGGCAGATGATTATCGAAGGCTCCGGCCTTCCACCGCAGCTTCCCGGCGGCAACGCAGGGGCGTGGGAGAGCTACGTCTCGGTCCACACGCTGGAGCGGCAGGCCCGTGAAGCATGGGAGCAAGGCAGCAGCACCATGCTCCGTGACCTGGCGGAAAGCGCCGCCGAGCTGGAATTCCCGCATCTGGTTGAGGCGCTGCAGGCCCGCGATCCTGTAGCCGTCCGGCTGTTCAGCGAAATGGCCGTCTACTGCGGAATCGGGCTGGCGAATCTGATCAATATCCTTCATCCCGAGGAAGTCATCCTCGGCGGCCCGCTGTTCCTCGCGGCAGATGACTTCTATCAGGAGGCGACGAGAATTGCTCTTGAGCGTACCTACTACCGCGGGCAATATGACGTCCGCTTCACCCGCAGCAGCCTGGGTGAGCGCTCGGTCGCAGCCGGAGCCTGCGCTATGGTGCTGCTTCAGCTGACGAGCTGA
- a CDS encoding carbohydrate-binding protein, with translation MLKKLKLLSLIVCMLASLSAVVPLTARAAGTIVSYPLPSVYTTTSQYTVTADSTNIPVIDTSEVFVNYNYCNFSFSGSTTITITASEPINTYNISPKALGINATKSGNTLTFTLSSPTYLIVKINNLKDLVIAADALETNVPASSGSGIYNVKTGYGADSTGAALATTAIQNAINAANAAGGGIVYVPAGVYKSGNLVLKSNVSVYLEGGSVIRGSGNPSDYTTHFHKNSLGKDGTWFIYTETNANNIKIYGRGTIDGNGHYMRNTNNYLNNILVPLQCSNFTVDGITIRDSGGWATIVTRSNNVTFQNTKHFNNNELDYENDAIDIQESQNVLIKHTVAVSEDDTYSFKTWDVATTDIAANWPGSPESQSNVVVDDALAWSRCGAFKVGDGVKQLQDGIVVKNSYVYRCWRALAVGHLYGTPAAQNIIFDNIDVEGFWPRSGVHSRWFDLSAKTGPIKNVVYNNINLRALGEVSIMKGWSDTSTVSGVTLNNVRVGGVAVNNLTDLKITDTNSYAAEPKFNTLKFEAEGYNLSSGVISYEASTDGGLDVGGGSNGDYIAFKNVDFGSTAKTSLDLKVASANSGGRIEFHLDSPTGTMLGYWTAESTGGWQTWSVKNIPLNAGTAVGTHTVYVTFVKSDSTTVANLTWFQFK, from the coding sequence ATGCTGAAAAAGTTAAAATTATTAAGCTTAATTGTGTGTATGCTCGCCAGTCTGTCAGCTGTCGTTCCTTTGACAGCAAGAGCGGCGGGGACCATTGTAAGCTATCCATTACCGTCGGTCTATACCACGACCAGTCAGTACACGGTAACAGCAGACTCTACCAATATACCGGTAATCGACACGTCGGAGGTATTTGTAAACTATAATTATTGTAATTTCTCTTTTTCAGGTTCGACTACAATCACAATAACAGCAAGCGAGCCAATCAATACCTATAATATTTCTCCCAAAGCTTTGGGAATCAATGCAACCAAGAGCGGAAATACACTTACCTTTACACTTTCATCCCCAACCTATCTTATCGTTAAAATCAATAACCTGAAGGATCTGGTTATTGCGGCAGATGCGCTTGAAACCAATGTTCCGGCTTCATCCGGTTCAGGGATATACAATGTTAAAACCGGGTACGGCGCCGACAGCACCGGTGCCGCTCTGGCTACAACTGCCATACAAAACGCCATTAATGCGGCTAACGCAGCAGGCGGCGGTATCGTATACGTTCCAGCCGGAGTTTACAAGAGCGGAAACCTTGTTCTCAAAAGCAATGTTTCGGTTTATCTGGAGGGTGGTTCTGTTATAAGGGGCTCAGGAAATCCAAGCGATTACACGACCCATTTTCACAAGAATTCTCTGGGTAAGGATGGAACCTGGTTTATTTATACGGAAACCAATGCAAACAATATTAAGATCTACGGCAGGGGAACGATTGACGGCAATGGCCATTATATGAGGAATACAAACAATTATTTGAACAATATTCTTGTACCCTTGCAGTGCAGCAACTTCACGGTTGACGGCATAACCATAAGAGACAGCGGTGGCTGGGCTACAATCGTTACAAGATCGAATAACGTAACCTTCCAGAATACAAAGCACTTCAACAACAATGAACTTGATTATGAAAATGATGCAATCGACATTCAAGAGAGCCAGAATGTGCTCATAAAGCACACTGTAGCCGTATCGGAGGATGACACCTACTCCTTTAAGACATGGGATGTAGCCACTACGGATATAGCTGCAAACTGGCCGGGAAGTCCTGAAAGCCAGTCAAATGTAGTGGTGGATGATGCTTTGGCCTGGAGCAGATGTGGGGCATTCAAGGTTGGAGATGGAGTGAAACAGCTTCAGGATGGCATCGTTGTTAAAAACTCTTATGTATACCGGTGCTGGCGTGCTTTAGCAGTAGGTCATCTGTATGGAACTCCGGCAGCACAAAACATCATATTTGACAATATAGATGTAGAAGGCTTCTGGCCAAGATCCGGTGTTCACTCCAGATGGTTTGATCTTTCTGCAAAAACCGGCCCGATCAAAAATGTGGTCTATAATAATATCAATTTACGCGCTTTAGGTGAAGTTTCCATAATGAAGGGCTGGAGTGACACCTCTACGGTCTCCGGAGTTACATTAAACAATGTCCGCGTCGGCGGAGTTGCGGTGAATAATTTGACAGATTTGAAAATAACAGATACGAACAGCTATGCTGCGGAGCCAAAATTCAACACATTGAAATTTGAAGCGGAAGGCTATAACCTTAGTTCAGGTGTTATATCCTATGAGGCAAGCACTGACGGCGGGCTGGATGTTGGCGGCGGGAGTAATGGCGACTATATCGCATTTAAAAATGTAGACTTTGGCAGTACAGCTAAAACAAGTCTTGATTTGAAGGTTGCATCCGCTAATTCCGGCGGGAGGATAGAATTCCACCTGGACAGTCCTACAGGCACTATGCTGGGTTATTGGACGGCAGAAAGCACAGGCGGATGGCAGACATGGTCCGTCAAGAATATCCCGCTTAATGCCGGGACAGCGGTAGGAACCCATACGGTATATGTTACTTTCGTTAAGTCAGATTCAACCACAGTTGCCAATTTAACCTGGTTCCAGTTCAAATAG
- a CDS encoding MarR family winged helix-turn-helix transcriptional regulator, translated as MNVDNDKHIDELMEAFQQFARMSWRKTTLWGLKPSEIRVLVSIQKGMKKDGGKGRTVSDLSKQLKVTSPTVTQMVNSLIAQGYAVRTPDSQDRRISDITLTDKGSELAGMAVAKARETFQGMIDHLGKERSEALRELLNEVYGYFDSLNSRENDF; from the coding sequence ATGAATGTAGATAACGATAAACATATAGATGAATTAATGGAGGCTTTTCAGCAGTTTGCCCGGATGAGCTGGCGCAAGACGACGCTTTGGGGTCTCAAGCCGAGTGAAATCCGTGTGCTGGTCTCGATTCAAAAGGGAATGAAGAAGGATGGCGGCAAAGGGCGGACGGTCTCCGATCTCAGTAAGCAGCTTAAGGTGACCTCACCGACAGTAACACAGATGGTTAACAGCCTGATTGCCCAGGGGTATGCTGTTCGTACACCGGATAGCCAGGACCGCAGAATCAGTGATATTACCTTAACCGATAAGGGGTCTGAGCTTGCCGGCATGGCCGTAGCCAAAGCACGCGAGACCTTCCAGGGGATGATTGATCATCTCGGTAAAGAACGGAGCGAAGCCTTGCGGGAGCTGCTGAACGAGGTGTACGGGTATTTCGACAGCCTGAACAGCCGGGAAAATGATTTCTGA
- a CDS encoding MarR family transcriptional regulator, whose product MSMHDCQENKLLITLENLKRLTPRSQSSDIMPHGEFVTMFVIHTAMKQQEAGGQGEEGPYPGLMVSKLSELMQVSRPTASQMVGTLEDKGFIERVMSETDRRVIYICLTDSGKAAFGSRMELYSDVLAEIIEKVGREEIDQLIATCGRLMEAVNEVRPRVVSNPPMEQHHRLNL is encoded by the coding sequence ATGAGTATGCATGACTGCCAGGAGAACAAGCTGCTGATTACGCTGGAAAATCTTAAACGCCTTACTCCCCGTTCGCAGAGCAGCGACATTATGCCGCACGGGGAGTTTGTTACGATGTTTGTTATTCATACGGCGATGAAGCAGCAGGAAGCGGGAGGGCAAGGGGAGGAAGGACCGTACCCCGGACTGATGGTCTCCAAATTAAGCGAGCTGATGCAGGTCAGCAGGCCCACTGCCTCACAGATGGTCGGCACATTGGAAGACAAAGGGTTTATTGAACGTGTAATGTCCGAAACAGACCGGAGAGTCATCTATATCTGCCTTACGGACAGCGGCAAAGCAGCGTTCGGCAGCCGGATGGAGCTATACTCGGATGTGCTGGCTGAGATTATTGAGAAGGTGGGCCGGGAGGAAATTGATCAGCTGATCGCCACCTGCGGCCGCCTCATGGAAGCGGTGAATGAAGTGCGGCCAAGGGTAGTGTCTAATCCGCCGATGGAGCAGCATCACAGGTTGAACCTGTGA
- a CDS encoding sugar ABC transporter permease translates to MNKTRNALFSYSFIFPSALLTIVLGIYPIAWAFRYMFYDYKGYGTARFTGLDNFSRILKDTQFWDSVVNTFVYAGGKLLITIPLALLLAAILNRGLKGRQLLRGIFFMPTVISTAVMAVVFFTIFNSYNGILNQFLIKTGLSASGIDWLGPKYAMLTVILVAAWGAVGNYMLLFLAGLQNIPEDVYEASSLDGAGRIQQFRYITLPMLGPVMQMVIMLAIITALKGYESIMVLTEGGPVGKTEVMFLYLYKLFFPVGGGSAAVQVQEFGYGSAVAFVSAVIVGIISLIYFYASRRMNQTD, encoded by the coding sequence ATGAACAAAACGAGAAATGCCTTATTTTCATACAGCTTTATTTTTCCAAGTGCCCTGCTGACGATTGTGCTCGGAATCTACCCGATTGCCTGGGCGTTCCGCTATATGTTCTATGACTACAAAGGATACGGCACGGCAAGATTTACCGGTCTGGACAACTTCAGCCGCATCCTGAAGGATACCCAGTTCTGGGACTCGGTTGTGAATACGTTTGTCTATGCTGGCGGAAAACTGCTGATAACAATACCGCTGGCATTGCTGCTGGCAGCAATTTTGAACCGCGGGCTGAAGGGCAGGCAGCTGCTGCGGGGGATTTTTTTCATGCCGACCGTCATCAGTACAGCCGTTATGGCCGTAGTGTTCTTCACTATTTTCAACTCGTACAACGGGATTCTCAATCAGTTCCTGATCAAAACGGGTCTCTCGGCTTCTGGCATTGACTGGCTGGGCCCGAAATATGCGATGCTCACTGTCATTCTGGTTGCGGCCTGGGGGGCGGTCGGGAACTACATGCTGCTCTTCCTCGCCGGGCTGCAGAATATCCCGGAGGATGTGTATGAGGCTTCTTCCCTGGACGGGGCCGGCAGAATACAGCAGTTCCGCTATATCACCCTGCCGATGCTCGGGCCGGTCATGCAGATGGTTATCATGCTGGCGATCATTACAGCCCTGAAGGGCTACGAGAGCATTATGGTACTGACCGAAGGCGGCCCGGTAGGCAAGACAGAGGTGATGTTCCTGTATTTGTACAAATTATTCTTCCCTGTCGGCGGGGGCAGTGCTGCGGTTCAGGTACAGGAGTTCGGATACGGCAGTGCAGTCGCCTTCGTGTCCGCGGTCATCGTAGGGATCATATCACTCATTTATTTCTACGCATCCAGACGGATGAATCAGACCGATTGA
- a CDS encoding glycoside hydrolase family 130 protein, with amino-acid sequence MTLQVPAILQSAPFIRRYPGNPVLDASKVPYPTALVFNAGVTKFNGKYVMIFRNDYGSLADQTIEPHHTTDLGIAYSDDGLSWTAGPKPVFKMHDEEIIRAYDPRLTVIGRRCYMCFAVDTKHGIRGGIAVTDDLEHFEVLSLSTPDLRNMVLFPEKIGGNYVRLERPFTVYSRGGQDRFDAWISESPDLKYWGNSSLLLAVEHVPFANDKVGPAAPPVRTDKGWLTTFHAVDVDPARGKNGWEPAWKKRYTAGIMLLDLEDPRKVIGMAKQPLMAPETDYEIDGGFRNHVIFPGGMVLEDDGEVKIYYGSADTVECLATAHVDDLLRLCLEPEHR; translated from the coding sequence ATGACTCTACAGGTTCCCGCAATACTGCAATCCGCCCCGTTCATCCGGCGTTATCCGGGAAATCCGGTGCTGGATGCCTCGAAGGTTCCTTACCCTACCGCACTGGTGTTCAATGCCGGGGTAACGAAGTTTAACGGCAAATATGTGATGATCTTCCGCAATGATTACGGCTCGCTGGCGGATCAGACGATTGAACCGCATCATACAACGGATCTCGGCATTGCTTACAGCGATGACGGACTGAGCTGGACAGCAGGGCCAAAGCCGGTATTCAAAATGCATGACGAAGAGATTATCCGCGCCTATGACCCGCGCCTGACGGTGATTGGCAGACGCTGCTATATGTGTTTTGCCGTCGATACCAAGCATGGCATCCGCGGCGGCATTGCCGTTACCGATGATCTGGAGCATTTCGAGGTGCTTAGCCTGTCCACGCCGGATCTGCGCAATATGGTGCTGTTCCCCGAGAAGATCGGCGGCAATTATGTCCGTCTGGAGCGCCCGTTCACGGTATACAGCCGCGGAGGGCAGGACCGGTTCGATGCCTGGATCTCCGAGTCTCCGGATCTGAAGTACTGGGGTAACTCCAGCCTGCTGCTCGCGGTCGAGCATGTGCCGTTTGCCAATGACAAGGTCGGCCCGGCCGCGCCTCCGGTCAGAACGGATAAAGGCTGGCTCACCACCTTCCATGCGGTGGATGTGGACCCGGCGAGAGGCAAAAACGGCTGGGAGCCTGCCTGGAAGAAACGGTATACCGCCGGCATCATGCTGCTGGATCTGGAAGACCCCCGCAAGGTGATCGGCATGGCTAAGCAGCCGCTCATGGCACCTGAGACGGATTATGAGATTGACGGTGGCTTCCGCAATCATGTGATTTTTCCGGGCGGGATGGTTCTGGAGGATGACGGCGAGGTCAAGATCTATTACGGCTCTGCGGATACGGTGGAATGTCTGGCAACGGCCCATGTGGACGATCTGCTCCGGCTCTGTCTGGAGCCGGAGCATAGATAA
- a CDS encoding MarR family winged helix-turn-helix transcriptional regulator, translated as MSIKEREEDGNPMEKRSIETIELEMAVLVRRLTSLTTYKKIGNLDRAAYLLLHQIAFHNGTAGVKALADEFQLDISTVSRQAAALEHKGYITRVPDPVDGRAYSLQITETGGEILESNRQVRHEIIGNLLVHWSDEERATFGGLLKKFNAAFQEEG; from the coding sequence GTGTCAATCAAAGAAAGAGAAGAGGATGGGAACCCTATGGAGAAACGTTCGATTGAAACGATAGAGCTGGAAATGGCGGTTCTTGTCCGCCGTCTGACATCGCTTACTACGTACAAGAAAATCGGCAATCTGGACCGTGCGGCTTATCTTTTGCTGCATCAGATTGCTTTTCATAACGGCACTGCCGGTGTAAAGGCCTTAGCCGATGAATTCCAGCTCGATATCTCCACGGTCAGCCGGCAGGCGGCCGCACTGGAGCATAAAGGCTACATCACCCGTGTGCCGGACCCCGTGGACGGACGGGCCTATTCGCTGCAGATTACGGAGACGGGCGGGGAGATACTGGAGAGTAACAGGCAGGTCCGGCACGAAATCATCGGCAATCTGCTGGTGCACTGGTCAGATGAGGAGCGGGCAACCTTCGGAGGGCTGCTGAAGAAATTCAATGCGGCGTTTCAGGAGGAGGGCTGA
- a CDS encoding carbohydrate ABC transporter permease, producing the protein MRIRTILGNTILWIFLLAFAFITLIPVVITILGSFKTNAELTAGATFLPDSWQFSNYAEAWAQANFSRYTMNSLIVSLTAVVGTLLVSSMAAYVVDRMDFIGKKIYIGLQSFTMFVAVGAVVLRPQFDLMVKLHLHSSLWGVILILISAHASIFFILFSFMKGIPRELDEAALIDGSSLGRTFWRIILPLLGPGLGVGALFTFRGAWNEYLLPLVFTMTKPELQTLTVGLANLKYGISAASQTHYMMAGACLSILPILVAYLFANKSFMQMTAGSLKG; encoded by the coding sequence ATGAGAATAAGAACCATACTGGGCAATACAATTTTATGGATATTTTTGCTGGCTTTTGCTTTTATCACATTGATCCCGGTTGTCATCACCATCCTGGGCTCCTTCAAGACGAATGCCGAGCTGACTGCGGGCGCGACCTTTCTGCCGGACAGCTGGCAATTCTCGAACTATGCTGAAGCCTGGGCACAGGCGAATTTCTCCCGGTACACAATGAACAGCCTGATTGTATCCCTGACGGCGGTCGTGGGTACGCTGCTGGTTTCCTCGATGGCGGCTTATGTGGTGGACCGTATGGATTTTATCGGCAAAAAAATATATATCGGCCTGCAGTCCTTCACGATGTTCGTCGCTGTGGGGGCGGTCGTGCTGCGTCCGCAATTCGATCTGATGGTCAAGCTTCATCTGCACAGCAGCCTCTGGGGCGTCATATTGATTCTGATCTCCGCACATGCTTCGATCTTCTTCATTCTGTTCAGCTTCATGAAGGGGATTCCCCGTGAGCTGGATGAGGCGGCGCTGATTGACGGCAGCTCCCTTGGCCGGACCTTCTGGCGGATTATTCTGCCGCTGCTTGGACCGGGACTTGGCGTAGGTGCCCTGTTCACCTTCCGCGGCGCGTGGAATGAATATCTGCTGCCACTCGTGTTCACGATGACGAAGCCGGAGCTGCAGACGCTGACTGTCGGCCTGGCGAATCTGAAATACGGGATATCTGCGGCTTCCCAGACCCATTACATGATGGCGGGTGCCTGCTTATCCATCCTGCCGATTCTCGTCGCTTATCTGTTTGCCAACAAATCCTTCATGCAGATGACGGCCGGTTCCCTTAAGGGGTAG
- a CDS encoding CBS domain-containing protein, translating into MKAHEFMIRQVYKVKQDDTVRTFIEKCIAHRISGMPVVNDRNEIVAYLSDGDIMRYIGRHEDLIVDSFFQINVFVGDNDEFEERTRRLLGLNVMAIAKKKVVTVHYEEEIEVIATILGKKQIKKVPVERNRVLVGIISRGDVIRHSFKALL; encoded by the coding sequence ATGAAAGCCCATGAATTTATGATCCGTCAGGTCTATAAGGTCAAGCAGGATGATACTGTCCGGACTTTTATCGAGAAATGCATTGCCCACCGGATCAGCGGCATGCCGGTTGTCAATGACCGTAACGAGATTGTCGCCTATTTAAGTGACGGGGACATTATGCGCTATATCGGCAGGCATGAGGACCTGATTGTCGATTCTTTTTTCCAGATTAATGTGTTCGTCGGTGATAATGATGAATTCGAGGAGCGGACGCGCAGGCTGCTGGGTCTGAATGTCATGGCCATCGCCAAGAAGAAGGTGGTAACCGTGCACTATGAGGAGGAGATTGAAGTGATCGCCACGATTCTCGGCAAAAAGCAGATCAAAAAAGTCCCCGTGGAACGGAACCGTGTGCTGGTCGGCATCATCAGCCGCGGCGATGTCATCCGCCACTCCTTCAAAGCGCTGCTCTAG